The Budorcas taxicolor isolate Tak-1 chromosome 2, Takin1.1, whole genome shotgun sequence genome window below encodes:
- the DES gene encoding desmin, with protein sequence MSQAYSSSQRVSSYRRTFGGAPSFPLGSPLSSPVFPRAGFGTKGSSSSVTSRVYQVSRTSGGAGGLGALRASRLGSTRVPSSYGAGELLDFSLADAVNQEFLTTRTNEKVELQELNDRFANYIEKVRFLEQQNAALAAEVNRLKGREPTRVAEIYEEELRELRRQVEVLTNQRARVDVERDNLLDDLQRLKAKLQEEIQLKEEAENNLAAFRADVDAATLARIDLERRIESLNEEIAFLKKVHEEEIRELQAQLQEQQVQVEMDMSKPDLTAALRDIRAQYETIAAKNISEAEEWYKSKVSDLTQAANKNNDALRQAKQEMMEYRHQIQSYTCEIDALKGTNDSLMRQMRELEDRFASEASGYQDNIARLEEEIRHLKDEMARHLREYQDLLNVKMALDVEIATYRKLLEGEESRINLPIQTFSALNFRETSPEQRGSEVHTKKTVMIKTIETRDGEVVSEATQQQHEVL encoded by the exons ATGAGCCAGGCCTACTCGTCCAGCCAGCGGGTGTCGTCCTACCGCCGCACTTTCGGCGGGGCCCCCAGCTTCCCGCTCGGCTCCCCGCTGAGCTCGCCGGTGTTCCCGCGCGCGGGCTTCGGCACCAAGGGCTCCTCGAGCTCGGTGACGTCCCGCGTGTACCAGGTGTCGCGCACgtcgggcggggccgggggcctgGGGGCGCTGCGGGCCAGCCGGCTGGGCTCGACCCGCGTGCCCTCCTCCTACGGCGCGGGCGAGCTGCTGGACTTCTCGCTGGCCGATGCCGTGAACCAGGAGTTCCTGACCACGCGCACCAACGAGAAGGTGGAGCTGCAGGAGCTCAATGATCGCTTCGCCAACTACATCGAGAAGGTGCGCTTCCTGGAGCAGCAGAACGCGGCTCTTGCTGCGGAGGTGAACCGGCTCAAGGGCCGCGAGCCGACGCGCGTGGCCGAGATCTACGAGGAGGAGCTGCGAGAGCTGCGGCGCCAGGTGGAGGTGCTCACTAACCAGCGCGCCCGCGTCGACGTCGAGCGGGACAACCTGCTGGACGACCTGCAGCGGCTCAAGGCCAA GCTGCAAGAGGAAATTCAGCTGAAAGAAGAAGCGGAGAACAATTTGGCTGCCTTCCGAGCC GACGTGGATGCAGCTACTCTAGCTCGAATTGACCTGGAGCGCAGGATCGAATCTCTCAACGAGGAAATCGCGTTCCTTAAGAAAGTGCACGAAGAG GAGATCCGCGAGCTACAGGCCCAGCTTCAGGAACAGCAGGTCCAGGTGGAGATGGACATGTCAAAACCAGACCTCACAGCTGCCCTCAGGGACATCCGTGCTCAGTATGAGACCATCGCAGCCAAGAATATCTCGGAAGCTGAAGAATGGTACAAGTCAAAG GTGTCCGACCTGACCCAGGCAGCCAACAAGAACAATGACGCTCTGCGCCAGGCCAAGCAGGAGATGATGGAGTACCGCCACCAGATCCAGTCCTACACCTGCGAGATTGACGCCCTCAAGGGCACC AACGACTCACTGATGAGGCAGATGAGGGAGCTGGAGGACCGCTTTGCTAGTGAGGCCAGTGGCTACCAGGACAACATTGCCCGCCTGGAGGAGGAGATACGACACCTCAAGGATGAGATGGCCCGCCACCTGCGCGAGTACCAGGACCTGCTCAATGTCAAGATGGCCTTGGACGTGGAGATTGCCACCTACCGGAAGCTGCTGGAGGGCGAGGAGAGCCG GATCAACCTCCCTATCCAGACCTTCTCTGCCCTCAACTTCCGAG AAACAAGCCCTGAGCAGAGGGGTTCTGAGGTCCATACCAAGAAGACGGTGATGATCAAGACCATCGAGACTCGGGACGGGGAG GTCGTCAGTGAGGCCACACAGCAGCAGCATGAGGTGCTCTAA